In Nocardioides sp. WS12, the DNA window GCGTCGTACAACGCCTTGGAGAGGTAGCCGCGGAGCAGGCGCTCGGACTCGTCCTCGTTGAAGGTCTCCTTGGTGGCCTTGTCCTTCACGAGCTCGATGCCGTAGAAGAAGCCGTCGCCGCGGACGTCGCCGACGATGGGGAGGTCGAGCAACTTCTCCAGGGTGGCGCGGAAGTCACCCTCGCGGGCACGGACACCTTCGTTGATGCCTTCGGTCTCGAAGATCTCGAGGTTCTTCAACGCCACCGCGGTCGAGACGGGGTGGCCCCCGAAGGTGTAGCCGTGGGCGAACATCTCCGCGCCGTGCGCGAACGGCTCGTACAGCCGGTCGCTGGCGATCATCGCGCCGAGCGGTGCGTAGCCGGACGTGATGCCCTTCGCGCAGGTGATGATGTCGGGCTGGTAGCCGTAGCGCTCGGCGCCGAACATGTGGCCGAGCCGCCCGAATGCGCAGATCACTTCGTCGGAGACCAGCAGGACGTCGTACTGGTCGCAGATCTCGCGGACCCGCTGGAAGTAGCCGGGAGGCGGCGGGAAGCAGCCGCCAGCGTTCTGCACCGGCTCGAGGAAGACCGCGGCCACCGAGTCGGGGCCTTCGTTCTCGATCTGTACGGCGATCTGGTCCGCGGCCCAGCGGCCGAACGCCTCCGGGTCGCCACCGTCGGCCTGGAAGCGCTCGGGCGCGCGGTAGAAGTTGGTGTTCGGCACCCGGAAGGTCGACGGGACCAGCGGTTCGAACTGCTGCTTGAGGCCGGGCAGCCCGGTGATCGAGAGGGCACCGTGGGT includes these proteins:
- a CDS encoding aspartate aminotransferase family protein, with the translated sequence MAHDSEQHAALQKSARDHLWMHFTRMSSYDTAEVPVIVRGDGAYIWDAHGRKYLDALGGLFVSQLGHGRTDLAEVAAKQASELAFFPLWSYAHPTAIELAAKVASYAPGDLNRVFFTSGGGEAVESAWKLAKNYFKLVGKPMKHKVISRTIAYHGTTHGALSITGLPGLKQQFEPLVPSTFRVPNTNFYRAPERFQADGGDPEAFGRWAADQIAVQIENEGPDSVAAVFLEPVQNAGGCFPPPPGYFQRVREICDQYDVLLVSDEVICAFGRLGHMFGAERYGYQPDIITCAKGITSGYAPLGAMIASDRLYEPFAHGAEMFAHGYTFGGHPVSTAVALKNLEIFETEGINEGVRAREGDFRATLEKLLDLPIVGDVRGDGFFYGIELVKDKATKETFNEDESERLLRGYLSKALYDAGLYCRADDRGDPVIQLSPPLICGQEHFDEIEQKLRGVLSGALELL